From the genome of Gavia stellata isolate bGavSte3 chromosome 3, bGavSte3.hap2, whole genome shotgun sequence, one region includes:
- the RNF152 gene encoding E3 ubiquitin-protein ligase RNF152, giving the protein METLSQDSLLECQICFNYYSPRRRPKLLDCKHTCCSVCLQQMRTSQKDLRCPWCRGITKLPPGYSVSQLPDDPEVIAVIAIPHTSEHTPVFIKLPSNGCYMLPLPLSKERGLLPGDIGCRLLPSGQQKSLAVVTIPAEQQPLQGSLPAEGGVEEPDRRGVVKSSTWSGVCTVILVACVLVFLLGIVLHNMSCISKRFTVISCG; this is encoded by the coding sequence ATGGAGACCCTGTCCCAGGACTCTCTGCTGGAGTGCCAGATTTGCTTCAACTACTACAGCCCCCGCCGGCGGCCCAAGCTCCTGGACTGCAAGCACACCTGCTGCTCGGTGTGCCTGcagcagatgaggaccagccagaaGGACCTGCGCTGCCCCTGGTGCCGCGGGATCACCAAGCTGCCGCCGGGGTACTCTGTGTCGCAGCTGCCCGATGACCCCGAGGTGATCGCTGTCATTGCAATCCCCCACACCTCAGAGCACACCCCCGTCTTCATCAAACTCCCCAGCAATGGGTGCTACATGTTGCCCTTGCCCCTCTCCAAGGAGAGGGGGCTACTGCCAGGAGACATTGGCTGCCGCCTCCTGCCCAGTGGCCAGCAGAAGTCCCTGGCGGTGGTGACGATCCCCGCGGAGCAGCAGCCGCTGCAGGGCAGCCTCCCTGCTGAGGGGGGAGTGGAGGAGCCGGACCGGAGAGGCGTTGTGAAAAGCTCCACCTGGTCGGGGGTTTGCACTGTGATCCTGGTGGCCTGCGTCCTGGTCTTTCTCCTGGGCATCGTCCTCCACAACATGTCGTGCATTTCCAAGCGCTTCACGGTGATCTCCTGCGGCTGA